In Candidatus Binatia bacterium, the following proteins share a genomic window:
- a CDS encoding carboxymuconolactone decarboxylase family protein: MDQRIDYVKVAPEGYAAMLGLERYIHRCGLETSLIELIKLRASLINGCAFCVDMHTKDARAAGESEQRLYAVAVWHEAPFFTARERAALAWTEAVTLLPTSHVPDDVYERARQHFSEKELVDLTLAIIAINGWNRLAVSFRKPVGTYQPGALQK; the protein is encoded by the coding sequence ATGGATCAGAGGATTGATTACGTGAAGGTTGCACCCGAGGGGTACGCCGCGATGCTCGGTCTCGAACGGTACATCCACCGCTGCGGCTTGGAGACGTCGCTGATCGAGCTGATCAAGCTGCGGGCCTCGCTAATCAACGGCTGCGCCTTCTGCGTCGACATGCATACCAAGGATGCGCGTGCTGCCGGCGAGAGCGAGCAGCGCCTGTACGCCGTGGCCGTATGGCACGAGGCGCCCTTCTTCACGGCGCGCGAGCGTGCCGCCCTGGCTTGGACCGAGGCAGTGACGCTTCTGCCGACCAGCCACGTTCCCGACGATGTCTACGAGCGGGCGCGGCAACACTTCAGCGAGAAGGAGCTGGTGGACCTCACGCTCGCGATCATCGCCATCAACGGCTGGAATCGTCTGGCGGTCAGCTTCCGCAAACCCGTCGGGACCTACCAGCCTGGTGCGCTGCAGAAGTGA
- a CDS encoding DNA-3-methyladenine glycosylase 2 family protein: MNRTEPSSSERRAALLDHLTFSLTPVPPFRLDLTAWALRRRPNNTIDMWDGTTYRRVLVIDSQPVAVAVSQTGGLKHGRLHVELSAARLPPGAQQSATIMLQRMLGLRLNLHPFYRLAARDKRIKPLVQHFRGVKPPRFPTVFEALVNGIACQQLTLHVGILLLSRLAERFGPAVDGDGAVQHAFPRPVDLAALSPLALRELGFSTNKARALIELSAGLANGRLDLEGVTALDDQEALARLYALHGVGRWTAEYVLLRGLGRLDTFPGDDVGARNNLARFLHRRAPLDYDGVCRAIAGWQPYAGFLYFHLLLDRIKKSGWLARGSALSTSNLTG, from the coding sequence GTGAACCGAACTGAGCCCAGCAGCTCCGAGCGGAGGGCTGCACTTCTGGATCATCTCACGTTCTCGCTCACGCCGGTCCCCCCGTTCCGGCTCGACCTCACGGCCTGGGCGCTGCGTCGCCGGCCCAATAACACCATCGACATGTGGGATGGGACCACGTACCGGCGCGTTTTGGTGATCGATAGTCAGCCCGTGGCAGTGGCGGTCTCCCAAACGGGCGGCCTCAAGCATGGCCGCTTGCACGTCGAGCTAAGCGCGGCGCGGCTGCCGCCAGGCGCGCAGCAGTCGGCCACGATCATGCTGCAACGCATGTTGGGTTTGCGGCTCAACCTGCATCCCTTCTACCGACTGGCGGCGCGTGACAAGCGGATCAAGCCGTTGGTGCAGCACTTCCGCGGCGTGAAGCCGCCGCGGTTCCCGACCGTGTTCGAGGCGCTCGTGAACGGGATCGCCTGTCAGCAACTCACGCTGCACGTTGGCATCTTGCTGCTCAGCCGCTTGGCGGAGCGGTTCGGGCCGGCGGTTGATGGCGACGGCGCCGTTCAGCACGCCTTCCCGCGGCCGGTAGATCTTGCGGCACTCTCGCCGCTGGCGCTACGTGAGCTGGGGTTCAGCACAAACAAAGCGCGCGCACTGATTGAGCTGAGTGCGGGGCTGGCCAACGGGCGGCTGGACCTCGAGGGGGTGACAGCGTTGGATGATCAGGAAGCGCTCGCGCGTCTCTATGCGCTGCACGGCGTCGGCCGCTGGACGGCAGAGTACGTTCTCCTCCGCGGCCTCGGACGCCTCGATACCTTCCCGGGCGACGATGTCGGCGCCCGCAACAACCTGGCACGCTTCCTCCATCGGCGCGCGCCGCTCGACTATGACGGCGTCTGCCGCGCCATCGCCGGCTGGCAGCCATACGCCGGTTTTCTCTACTTCCACCTGCTCCTCGATCGCATCAAGAAGTCCGGCTGGTTGGCGCGCGGTAGTGCACTCTCGACATCCAACCTCACCGGGTGA